Proteins co-encoded in one Arachis hypogaea cultivar Tifrunner chromosome 11, arahy.Tifrunner.gnm2.J5K5, whole genome shotgun sequence genomic window:
- the LOC112722409 gene encoding uncharacterized protein, whose amino-acid sequence MPLTLIFKSKTLTLKPYPVTRCCPYPSSHNTHGFLSPFHERKETEAESEIEGEGMRGRRREGGREGSSPRRHRPQPPHCELCFVAHTHTASLYHERKKLRQRGRGSLRREIAQRGKGCAVIAAQPSRRLGVRRQVRVEGRKKPLCQCRAERDSPPAPSSSLLRHRRVRNRGGSTAPPWVPFCRTRRRRKAENGRRWERRRRELEELRPVAADAPLPRVPFPARSAAVKPRSASGCRKTVVDVGAGITPPLLLAVSSCSAISAAGERSLVAGKPLPPRLSESFIAAAA is encoded by the exons atgcccttaaccctaattttcaaaagtaaaaccctaaccctgaaaccctaCCCGGTTACCCGTTGTTGCCCATACCCCAGTAGCCACAATACGCACGGTTTCCTTTCTCCTTTTCATGAAAGGAAGGAAACAGAAGCAGAAAGTGAAATTGAGGGAGAAGGAATGAGGGGTCGCCGGcgtgaagggggaagggaagggAGTTCACCGCGCCGCCATCGTCCTCAGCCGCCTCACTGCGAGCTGTGCTTCGTGGCCCACACCCACACGGCTTCCCTTTACcatgaaagaaagaaattgaggcagagagggagagggagcttGAGAAGGGAGATCGCGCAGAGAGGGAAGGGCTGCGCTGTGATCGCCGCCCAGCCGTCGCGCCGTCTTGGGGTCCGCCGTCAGGTCCGAGTCGAAGGAAGGAAGAAGCCGCTCTGTCAGTGTCGCGCAGAGAGGGACTCGCCGCCAGCTCCGTCGTCCTCACTGCTGCGCCATCGTCGGGTCCGCAATCGTGGAGGAAGCACAGCGCCGCCGTGGGTCCCTTTTTGTCGAACTCGAAGGAGGAGGAAGGCCGAGAATGGGCGACGCTGGGAGAGAAGGAGACGCGAGCTGGAGGAGTTGCGTCCAGTCGCCGCCGACGCGCCACTGCCGAGGGTCCCTTTTCCTGCTAGATCTGCCGCCGTGAAACCCCGCAGTGCCTCTGGTTGCCGGAAAACGGTGGTGGATGTTGGTGCTGGGATAACGCCGCCACTGCTGCTGGCCGTTTCGAGCTGCTCCGCCATCTCTGCCGCCGGAGAACGCAGTTTAGTCGCCGGAAAACCACTGCCG CCGCGGTTGTCGGAGTCTTTCAtcgccgctgccgcttga